A segment of the Arachis hypogaea cultivar Tifrunner chromosome 5, arahy.Tifrunner.gnm2.J5K5, whole genome shotgun sequence genome:
AGGACTAATACTACTTTTTACTAAATTTCACAATAAATATTGTAAATCCTAATTagttctaaatttaaaatttcttatCCAACATCTTTCTAAACAAACAAATACAAACAGCATCTATAAAGTATGGAGTTACTCAAAGTTTAATAAtgctaattattattttaaaaatttctcataaaatcatgtataAATTTTTTCTAAACCTTAAATTCTAAACCTTTTTTGTTCAGCTGCAAAAGATATCATATTATTTCAAGTCAATatcatctttttaatttaaaatcaacaGCAAAGGATATCCTAGagttaaaaattatatcatttaaaaacttaaatcaaattatttattaattttatagagCATTCAATTTATGCTTAATTAGTTAAAATGGACTCGATCAAAGGGATCTCATCCCCTCTATCAATAGTGAATGAATGAATAAAACTATATAGCCTCAAACTTATCACTtgatgtataaaattataaaaataaatctaTGTGCTAATGCATCAATCTTTCATATGAACTAAAAATCTTGAGGAAAACAATACCTAGCCAAAATTAAATTTCTTGCCAAAAActgttaaatttttaataaagtaaGGTTCGCTTTTTAAGTTAATTATACACCTAACAAATGTTatcacaaaaatattttatttgcaatgaAAATAAtcccttttaaatttttaatactacCAAAATAAATTATGTACTTTGACTCAAAAAAGTTTAAATTGAAGCAAGTATTTTATGGAAAGCTAGATTACCATTTTGTCAAAACTCATGGTGCATTACCAACAAAACTCTGCTACATATGTCTGTAGCTCAAATTAATAGAGTTTACAGCTAATTTTGCTAGTATGTCTAACATTTACTATTCTATTTTAGTAATTAGACACAttttttcttatgaaattgtATGAACCAAaaaacaattaaatgaaaataccacatagaagaaaaattagaacttcAAGATAGTAAAAAATGAAGAATCCAAGTCTCTTGAATCTTGCTCTATAAGCCTCTTGATGGCTGCAACAATGCACTGAAGCATCTAACTTGTGGATCTGTGAATTCCAAAACTAAAGACAGGTATATTCATGGTATGCAATTAAAAAAGCAAGGAATAAAAGGAGGAAGGGAGGACTCGATCAAAAATCTGGTATTCATTTAGTTCATCAACGAGGCTACCAGCCATGTCTTGATCACAAATTATAAATACTCTTCTTAATGTCCTTACACATGTACCTATTAAAACAACTGAAAATATGATGGaatcaaatattattaaatcaATGTTAAGAATAAAAGGTTAATAATTGCTATAGCTCCTGGTGATAAAgatctttatacactttctaagtTATTCCATCTCATCATTATTTCATCCACTTTGGTCTTCCTCAAGTGTTCTCTCCTctccattttcttcctcttcttgttcctcctcATCCTCCTTACCATAATCATTGACATCAAAATCACATTTTTCATGCTCCATCTACATCACAAAAACAACTCCTcaatcaaaaatgaaaaataatgaaCCACTATAATTACACAACATTTTAGAGAGTAAATGAGTAAGGAAACAGCTAATGTAGTCCTTAATACATGTGAAACATTAGCACTAAAAGTAACACCAAAAGCAAGTAATCAAAGAAGTTCTATCTCTATTTGACTTGTCAACTACAAATAGTTCAAGTTGCACAGTAAATGTTCCTCTCGCTGCTCATAAAAGATAACATTTTGTATGCTCTAAATTGTTTCAGAATTCAAATTCATTAACATGTggatcaaaaaaacaaaaaacaaattgGAGCAGAGGGTGACATCTTTGACAACTCTATACACTATTTTCCAAAGAACTAACCTTCAGTTGACAAACTTATAAATGGTTATGGACTTATGGGTTTACCATTTTCCCCATTACAATATCTCCATTTTTTCAATCTAAACCACACATGCCAATATGCATCGgagtaataattaaaataatgttaaaagGCTCCTCTTAGGTCCTAATTTATGTTTTTATCCGTCTGTATTTGGATAACAAAAGTTGTTTCCTCCCTGTCCATGATTCAAAAGTAACAATAACATCTATTATGGACATGGAGCAAACCtaactttttcaaataaaaagtgAATACATGTATAACAGAAGCCAAGAAATATATGACATCATATTACAACcactttcaaaatcatttttgcTATCAAGCTATGTTGGTGCACCTCTCATTAGTTTGCTGGAAGTTAGGAGTGAATCACTTGCTAGTTTACTACCAAACCTAGATGAACTAAATTCATTGAATTAAGATGGTTTCCTAAATTATATGGACTATCAACAAACACTATCTATGCAGCAGTTTCTTGCTGCTCTTTCAGGATTTCACCAGTGAAATTCCAAGTTGTTATATCTATTAGAATGATGATCCATGAGTGTGATTGATGTTAATTATTTTAGAACATAAAAAACTAGTAAGGCTACTTAGTTAGAGTACATGGAGAGTATTTAGTTAAATGACATGCACctccaaaatttaaataaataatttatttatttacttaacagAACAAAATGAAAACGAAAAACCTCCACCCTACCACATTATTATTATCAATCTCATAAGCTTTACGGTTCATAACATCCTTTGTTTCATTAATCTTGCTCTGCAAAACCAAATTGTGTAATTTTTCTTTGCGACTCTCCATTATACAGGGCAATAAGACTCAGATCAGAGATATGAATCAGGATTACTTATTTATGTTCATGAAACATCATATTCACAGAACCAACAAAAAAAacacttcaaaaaaaaataaaaagaaatatataccTTAAAGGTATGACACACTTTGTATTCTATGAACTAATTCTTGCTCTAAAAAATAGGGGTGACATCTATGACAACTCATTCATATATGCCtgaaataaaaaacagcaaaacaaaatcaacaacaaaaaaattaaaaacttgagggaaaaagaaaaagaagacaacACTAATGTTGAAACACAAAGCCCAATAATGTTAAAGATAACAAAGAAAGACTAATATAGCATAAGAAAGTAGAAAGGTTCTTTTGTTGCAAATGAATGAAAACATtaggaggaaaaagaaagaatgcATACACTTTAGCAAAGTGCAAAATCAACATGACAAAATTGATCTTTagactaatattttaaatttgtccaATCTCGTGTTTATAAAAGTTTGCATATTCTAAATAGCTTACTATATCCAAATTGAGGGACCATTTCTTGAACTAAAGACGATTCTttacttatagtcttatataatAACATAATTTAGATGAGATGGTAACTGAACCTTTTGCGAATAACATAATTCTGCTCTTTTAAACTCGGTTTCACCTCATTTATCTTGTGTAACAcagtaaaataaaatttcttttataCGTAAAATAATTATATACCAACATAGCTTTTCATGCGCATCcagtttatatattaaaaaaataaaaataaaacactaagcaaaagaaagaagaaaaaatactaaGCAGGTGTGAGAAGAACTAATAAGTAATAAAAGAATTAGAGTCATCACAACACAATAaaatgattttaaattaaaaataaaaaaaatataaaaaaaaatgatagagGGAAATGGCTAAACTTGGCCACAAAAAATCATATGTAGTAAGTAAATGTTACTCAGACAAACACACACTTGGGTAATTAATACTATAACATGGATTTGGTAATCCTCTAACATGAGCATAGTGGTAAAGTGTGAAAGAAATCAATCACGTTGGCAATGatataaaattgcataaaaaacaGGAGAGGTATTACAATCAAGATAACGAAATTTCAGGAAATCACCTATACCTTTGGGTGAACAATACCAAGATTGTCATTGTGCTTTTCGTTGTAAATGATTCTATCTTGTCTACCTGCAAAAGACTCGAGCTCCTTCAATAAGCAGTAGAAAAGTAATCAGTAAAAAGTTAGATTttctttaaaagaaaaaagagagcatAACACATGCAAAtatataaaaactcaaaaaatctaTGCAACAGACGCCATTACACTTACCTCTAATCACTCAATATAGTAACTTAATTTATCACCGGATGAAACCAAAGAAACGTCATTCTTTTCCATCACTCTGTCcactaaacatgaaaaatctgcAAAACACGTGGTAAAGTATGAGAGGCAGCAACATTTGCTTTAAAATGTAGATATCAAACATTTATTACAgttaaaaaaggaaagaaaaatataattagtcaataaaacaaaaaaaaataactgatcatcATTTAAGTTTAATTAAACAACCCATTACCAATCTTCATCAACATAAAAACCGTCGAGGCCCTTTAGAGTAATAGTCGTTAATATAAGATCACATATAAATACAGGCATGAATCTCATTGTCACCAACTGAAACAATTGGTTCTTCTAATGCATAGGTAGGGTTGCTCGGCGGCTCGGCCCCATATATCTTTAATGTCTTAATAGGAACATCTAAAAATCCAAGTGAAAATTATACAGTATTAAATAATTCAGGAATGTCCACAAATTATGAGTATATATTGGATATAATATGGATAATCAATCAGTACATGAAGGTGTATAAAAcactttgaaaataaaattaacaccCATAAACAAAACCAAATTTGGGCCAAgttttaataaaagcacatgtatatatttttttaaccaaTCATAATCTGTAACctacaaaattttatataaattttgctCCAAATATTAGTAGAACTCAATCCATAACATTCACAGGAAAATGACAAATTCAACTCAATCCATTTTGGACTATGATTAACACCCATAAGGAAAgtgttttatataaaatattttaaaaaaaataaaatataattttatttaggcaataccttttgtttaaATCTTTTATGTCTTCAGTGCTGATGTTAGTCTTCCATGCCCTCCATTAGGCCTCGACCACTTCCATCCATCAAACTCCCCTTCATTCCCGCCAACTGATCATAAAGCAAGCAGGTATCATTAAATTGCAGGTAAATGCTAAGCAAAGATGACACAATGAATACACAACACcaccacaaaaaaaatatttctccAACAAAATAACCTCAGGTTTCAGCAGCAACACGAACTTCATCTTCTTTAATGTTTTTACTGAAGCATGGATTATCATATACTCGTTAAACAATTCAACACTGACAAATTACTCCATTTCATTGGCATATGGAGAATGAAGTCATGAACTAAGCTGGACTAATGGCAAATCTTCTTTTGTACGgaatcattaaattaaaaaattaaacaatttcaTCATCTCGATTtcaacttttaattaaaaaaataaactataaaaatGGTATCCATACTCTGAATCTCTGCCGGGAGCAACTCCAGCACCCTGTAGAGAACCACTTCCACTCCCTCAACGTCGTCCACGCCCTTCTTCAGCCTCCTTGCTAGGCCTTCCACGTGCCCATACATTGAGTAAAACTTAATGAAGATCCTCAGCCTCGTAGCAGCGGCAGCCACCCCATTCGACGATGCTTGGGCGTTTTTGGTGATGTCATCTGTGGAGGTGTTGTCACGGGGGATCGACACCGTCTGAGACATTCCGGCAGCAACGGATGAGAGAGAATCGCCGGCGACACACCTTCTTCTTATTGGGAACGCAATCTCCTGTTTTCCCGCTCAAGATTTTCAATGGAAAAAGATTTCAGAGGATGAGAATGAGAGTTTTAGAATGTCAGGGGGGTTCGAAAAAAAGAGGGTAGTTATGAGAGTGAATGGGAGCATGAGGAGATAGATGAATTAGGAAATTTGTTTTATTGGGCCAAATTTGAGCGGAAAAATTCCCGCTCAATCAGCTGTACAATCACTtcctttaaaatcaaatttgggcGGAAAATTTAATTGGGATTGCTGCAATATCTTCTTTCAAGTGAAAGAGAGGGTTTGAGTGTAGAACAGTTTTAGAATTTGAAtggaaaattgaaaatttttgaaatcaatctgAAGGCGCGCAATCATCCAATCAAAAAGCTAGTATTTTTACTTTCTCCAGCTAAATGGTGGTTTTGGGATTGCTGCTCGATTCACTCCCTTCAATCCACTGGACAAACGACTCCCCTGAGAACCTTACACCAGGTAAGAAGTTCTTGCTGAGGATGGGATTGCTGATGCCACTCTTGTCTTTGTTCCAGCAAAAAGCCAAAAGCAAAAGAACCTTGCAACAGTGGAAAAAGGGCAGGATACGTAATTACCAATGTATATATAGAATAGGATTGTAATTTCAATAGAAATAAAGATACGTGTCAATTGGAGAAATGCCAAAAACAGTTGAAAAATGGACAGGTGTTGAAATATGTGAACGGGTGTCACTGTTTTGCAACTCTTCTTTTATCTAATAAATAGATATggtatgtgaaatgactaaaaaatatatatgaaaaataaactattaaggacaCTTAAACAAATTTAGAATTTCGGAAATTAGCGGGGATGGGACGGGAATTCCCACGCCTGTCCTGGGAAAATTTCGTTTTTCATTCTC
Coding sequences within it:
- the LOC112799777 gene encoding uncharacterized protein codes for the protein MSQTVSIPRDNTSTDDITKNAQASSNGVAAAATRLRIFIKFYSMYGHVEGLARRLKKGVDDVEGVEVVLYRVLELLPAEIQIGGNEGEFDGWKWSRPNGGHGRLTSALKT